In Lactococcus garvieae subsp. garvieae, the following proteins share a genomic window:
- a CDS encoding CHAP domain-containing protein, producing the protein MYSVTATIGPLVGKQVGYSSSVGQCGALASYWLSVLTDKVYQFAYGMSGINAKWVPESDCATAWNVFTQTDWSAIGFEKIDNPSFSQLKAGDIFFISARDGLSTGHVGIVASVANGNVITYEQNVLGAMYVQELPDDNSWSWYNGFSGVVRKKEEKPSNGGGTSNKIQLGGLQMFIQYPDGKQYVISSTGKNYIETSEQSKIMTQFFGKPKIVGKDINQREIDQVLEALTGGTK; encoded by the coding sequence ATGTATAGTGTAACAGCAACCATAGGACCACTTGTTGGCAAGCAGGTTGGCTATTCTAGTAGTGTAGGACAATGTGGGGCTCTTGCCTCTTATTGGCTGTCTGTCCTTACAGATAAGGTTTATCAGTTTGCCTATGGTATGTCTGGAATAAATGCAAAATGGGTGCCAGAGTCAGATTGTGCGACTGCTTGGAATGTATTTACACAAACCGACTGGTCAGCTATAGGTTTTGAAAAAATTGATAATCCAAGTTTTAGTCAGCTTAAAGCCGGAGATATTTTCTTCATCTCTGCACGAGATGGCTTATCTACGGGCCACGTAGGAATTGTAGCAAGCGTAGCAAATGGTAACGTCATTACTTATGAGCAGAATGTTCTTGGCGCTATGTACGTTCAAGAACTACCAGATGACAATAGTTGGTCATGGTATAACGGCTTTAGCGGAGTAGTGCGTAAGAAAGAAGAAAAACCATCGAATGGTGGTGGGACAAGCAACAAAATTCAATTAGGAGGACTTCAAATGTTTATTCAATATCCAGACGGAAAACAGTACGTCATTAGCTCAACAGGTAAAAATTACATCGAAACAAGTGAACAATCAAAAATAATGACACAATTCTTTGGGAAACCGAAAATTGTTGGCAAAGATATCAATCAACGAGAGATTGACCAAGTATTGGAAGCTTTGACAGGTGGAACAAAATAA
- a CDS encoding holin: MFNQTFLKDTAERAVKTFAQSMAAVKTAGVTGVLDVDWVNALSVSLLAALVSVLTSLGSGYVGDDSASAIKLNKSSGIKSNDKLLDSE, encoded by the coding sequence ATGTTTAACCAAACATTTTTGAAAGATACTGCAGAACGTGCAGTAAAAACATTTGCACAATCAATGGCTGCAGTCAAGACTGCAGGAGTTACCGGTGTGCTTGATGTAGATTGGGTAAATGCTTTAAGTGTATCATTACTAGCAGCATTGGTATCTGTTCTAACATCATTAGGAAGCGGCTATGTCGGTGATGATTCAGCAAGTGCTATTAAATTAAATAAGTCTAGTGGTATTAAGTCAAATGATAAGTTGCTAGATTCTGAGTAA
- a CDS encoding hemolysin XhlA family protein has product MEEKALREVLERLARIETKLDNYESVRDKADKAYSIALKNEDNIRKMEATNKWSWGFMITIAISCVGYLISKL; this is encoded by the coding sequence TTGGAAGAAAAAGCGCTGCGAGAGGTCCTTGAACGTCTTGCTAGAATTGAAACGAAGTTAGATAATTATGAGTCAGTACGGGATAAAGCTGACAAGGCTTATTCTATAGCTTTAAAAAATGAGGACAATATACGAAAAATGGAAGCCACAAACAAATGGTCATGGGGATTCATGATAACGATTGCCATTTCGTGTGTCGGATATTTAATATCAAAATTATAG
- a CDS encoding YebC/PmpR family DNA-binding transcriptional regulator gives MGRKWANIAAKKSAKDGATSKVYAKFGVEIYVAAKQGEPDPESNTALKFVIERAKQAQVPKHVIDKAIDKAKGGAEEAFVSGRYEGFGPNGSMIICETLTSNVNRTISNIRTIFHKNGGNIGAEGSVGYMFDNTGVIVFAGDDADEIFEYLIEQEIDVRDVSAEEGQIIVYTEPTDLHKAIAALKEKGITEFTTTELEMIAQSEVELSGEDLETFEGLVDALEDDDDVQKVYHNVANL, from the coding sequence ATGGGACGCAAATGGGCCAATATTGCCGCAAAAAAATCAGCTAAAGACGGAGCAACATCAAAAGTTTATGCCAAATTTGGTGTTGAAATATATGTAGCCGCAAAGCAAGGGGAGCCAGATCCAGAATCAAATACAGCGCTTAAGTTTGTTATTGAACGTGCGAAGCAAGCACAAGTTCCAAAGCATGTTATTGATAAAGCGATTGACAAAGCTAAAGGTGGAGCAGAAGAAGCTTTCGTTTCCGGACGCTATGAAGGGTTCGGACCGAATGGATCAATGATTATCTGTGAAACGCTAACTTCCAATGTAAACCGTACAATTTCTAATATCCGTACCATTTTCCATAAAAATGGTGGGAATATTGGTGCGGAAGGTTCTGTAGGCTACATGTTCGATAATACAGGTGTGATCGTCTTTGCAGGTGATGATGCTGACGAGATTTTTGAATATTTGATTGAACAAGAAATTGACGTCCGTGATGTTTCTGCGGAAGAAGGTCAAATTATTGTTTATACAGAGCCTACAGATTTACATAAAGCAATTGCTGCGCTCAAAGAAAAAGGTATCACTGAATTTACAACAACTGAACTCGAGATGATTGCACAGAGCGAAGTTGAACTTTCTGGTGAAGATTTAGAAACCTTTGAAGGTTTGGTGGATGCTTTGGAAGATGACGACGATGTTCAAAAAGTTTATCATAATGTTGCAAATCTATGA
- a CDS encoding nucleotidyltransferase: protein MQKIIGIVAEFNPFHNGHKYLLDQAGEGIKIVAMSGNFMQRGEPALFDKWTRAEMALKNGADIVVELPVMGAVQAADFFAQAAVDILDKMGIDELVFGSESALDYQKIVNLYKEKSTEMERFIKDLPDTLSYPEKTQMMWQKFSGLHFDGNTPNHVLALAYAKASVDKDIRLRAIRRSNDFHSRSLSGEIASATAIRANIDQPDIFNFVPENLKQLYQHPRVSWDNYFTLLKYKIISQDLSLIFQMNTELESRIKTVIKKVSTVDELVEAVHTKRYTRARVRRLLTYVLLDIPRDFQLPQNIHVLGFTKQGQHHLARVKDKLVTRIGKESWDLLTQKSDDIYQLGNRSFKEQNHGRKPLIL from the coding sequence ATGCAAAAAATAATAGGAATTGTTGCTGAGTTCAACCCTTTTCACAATGGACATAAATATTTATTAGATCAGGCAGGCGAGGGTATAAAAATCGTTGCCATGTCTGGAAATTTTATGCAAAGGGGTGAACCAGCTCTTTTTGATAAATGGACAAGAGCGGAAATGGCTCTAAAAAATGGTGCAGATATCGTGGTTGAGCTTCCTGTCATGGGAGCTGTCCAAGCTGCAGATTTTTTTGCGCAGGCAGCAGTGGATATTCTTGATAAAATGGGGATTGATGAACTTGTTTTTGGTTCGGAGTCTGCCCTGGATTACCAAAAAATCGTGAATCTTTATAAAGAGAAGTCAACAGAAATGGAGCGTTTCATTAAAGATTTGCCTGATACGTTGAGTTATCCCGAAAAAACTCAGATGATGTGGCAGAAGTTCTCAGGTTTACATTTTGATGGGAATACCCCGAACCATGTCCTTGCTCTCGCTTATGCCAAAGCCAGTGTGGACAAAGATATAAGACTCCGAGCTATTCGCCGCAGTAACGATTTTCATTCGCGAAGCTTATCTGGTGAAATTGCTTCAGCAACAGCCATCAGAGCAAATATTGACCAACCAGATATTTTTAATTTTGTTCCTGAAAATTTAAAGCAACTCTATCAGCACCCCAGAGTTTCTTGGGATAATTATTTCACTTTGCTTAAGTATAAGATAATTTCTCAAGATTTGAGTCTAATTTTTCAAATGAACACAGAGTTGGAAAGTCGGATAAAAACGGTCATCAAGAAAGTAAGTACAGTGGACGAATTGGTAGAGGCAGTGCATACGAAGCGCTATACTAGAGCGCGTGTGAGAAGGTTATTGACCTATGTTTTATTGGATATCCCACGTGATTTTCAGCTGCCACAAAATATTCATGTGTTAGGCTTTACTAAGCAAGGACAACATCATTTGGCTAGAGTGAAGGATAAACTTGTGACCCGTATTGGAAAAGAATCATGGGATTTACTTACGCAAAAATCAGATGATATTTATCAATTAGGAAATCGTAGTTTTAAAGAACAGAACCACGGGCGCAAACCCTTGATTTTGTGA
- a CDS encoding class I SAM-dependent DNA methyltransferase: MTASYEEFARVYDSVMDEELYDLWFDFSQRHFPAKTQNIMELACGTGILSIRFSQAGYEVTGVDLSEEMLTIADQRARQMGEKITFAAGDMRELSGTTTFDVVTCYSDSLCYMSNASEVQRVFDGVYNSLNADGVFIFDVHSTYQVDSVFPGYAYHENDEDFAFLWDSFEGDDPHSVVHELTFFVKDSDGKFVRKDEVHQERTYPIKEYLTGLQKFSKVEVYADFEDKKPEEESLRWFFVCKK, encoded by the coding sequence ATGACAGCTTCTTATGAGGAATTTGCGCGGGTCTATGATTCCGTAATGGATGAGGAACTTTATGACTTATGGTTTGATTTTAGTCAAAGACATTTTCCGGCAAAAACGCAAAATATCATGGAACTGGCATGCGGTACAGGTATTCTCTCGATAAGATTTAGTCAAGCAGGTTACGAAGTAACCGGTGTTGATTTGTCCGAGGAAATGCTGACTATTGCGGATCAACGGGCACGTCAGATGGGGGAAAAGATTACTTTTGCTGCCGGAGATATGCGTGAATTATCGGGAACGACCACATTTGATGTTGTGACTTGCTATTCGGATTCGCTTTGTTACATGTCGAATGCTTCTGAAGTTCAACGTGTTTTTGATGGGGTTTATAATTCTTTAAATGCGGATGGGGTTTTTATCTTTGATGTTCATTCGACATATCAGGTGGATTCTGTCTTTCCGGGTTACGCTTATCACGAAAATGATGAAGACTTTGCTTTTCTTTGGGATTCTTTTGAGGGGGATGATCCCCATTCCGTTGTCCACGAATTAACTTTCTTTGTTAAAGATTCTGATGGGAAATTTGTGCGTAAAGATGAAGTACACCAAGAGAGAACATACCCAATAAAGGAATATTTGACAGGACTTCAGAAATTTTCTAAAGTAGAAGTATACGCTGATTTTGAAGATAAAAAACCTGAAGAAGAAAGCTTACGTTGGTTCTTTGTATGCAAAAAATAA
- the rsfS gene encoding ribosome silencing factor produces MNSKQLLETVVKAADDKKALDIVALDVAAVSGVADYFVVLEAMNTRQIDAIVDNVAEEADKLGVQAAGHIEGDARTGWVLVDLGDVIVNVFDHDSRLRFNLEKLWSDAPLVTINEWISE; encoded by the coding sequence ATGAATTCAAAACAATTACTCGAAACAGTTGTAAAAGCAGCCGATGATAAAAAAGCTTTGGATATTGTAGCTCTTGATGTCGCTGCCGTATCAGGCGTTGCAGATTATTTCGTTGTCCTTGAAGCGATGAATACACGTCAGATTGATGCGATTGTTGATAATGTCGCTGAAGAAGCAGACAAACTTGGTGTTCAAGCAGCAGGTCATATTGAAGGCGATGCACGCACAGGATGGGTTTTAGTTGACTTAGGTGACGTGATTGTCAATGTTTTTGACCATGATTCACGCTTGCGTTTTAACTTGGAAAAACTTTGGTCAGATGCACCACTTGTTACTATTAATGAATGGATTTCTGAATAA
- the yqeK gene encoding bis(5'-nucleosyl)-tetraphosphatase (symmetrical) YqeK — translation MFEFYPEVNLSREELLMKIKAQMSEKRFQHILGVEKAAIALAEKYHVNVHKASLAALLHDYAKETADHIFLALIEKYNLDPDLKNWGNNIWHGTVGIYKMQEDLGLKDPEILHAIEVHTVGSAAMSDLAKVLYVADYIEEGRDFPGVIEARAIADCSLNMAVAFETMRLIDYLAELRVKIYPQSIETYNAFIKYLKK, via the coding sequence ATGTTTGAATTTTATCCAGAAGTAAACTTGTCAAGAGAAGAGCTGCTCATGAAGATAAAAGCTCAAATGTCTGAAAAACGTTTCCAACATATTCTAGGAGTAGAGAAAGCTGCAATTGCACTTGCTGAAAAATACCATGTAAATGTGCATAAAGCCAGTCTTGCTGCTCTTTTACATGACTACGCAAAAGAAACAGCAGATCATATCTTCTTAGCGTTGATTGAAAAGTATAACTTGGATCCTGATTTAAAAAATTGGGGCAATAACATCTGGCATGGTACAGTGGGTATTTATAAAATGCAAGAAGATTTAGGGTTGAAAGATCCCGAAATTCTTCATGCAATTGAGGTTCACACTGTAGGGAGTGCAGCGATGTCTGACTTAGCAAAAGTGCTTTATGTGGCGGATTATATTGAAGAAGGGCGCGATTTCCCGGGTGTGATTGAAGCGCGAGCTATCGCGGATTGCTCTCTTAATATGGCGGTGGCCTTTGAGACAATGCGGCTTATTGATTATCTGGCTGAGCTTCGTGTAAAAATTTATCCTCAAAGTATCGAAACATATAATGCATTTATCAAATATCTTAAAAAATAA
- a CDS encoding nicotinate-nicotinamide nucleotide adenylyltransferase yields MSLELLTPFTKVDLQEENARVRRAIGLFWGSFNPVHIAHLTIADQVRQQLNLEQVVFLPEHNTDGHVTRMLELALEGKEGLVLNKCRCQADEGIYETVKALKEEHPDTDFYFIIGGDLINSLPSWKNIEQLLELVQLVGVRRPRFRAGTSYPILWVDVPGMDISGNMIREQFSRGLVPNFLLAPKVLAYIKKEGLYV; encoded by the coding sequence ATGTCGCTTGAACTTCTAACACCTTTTACTAAGGTGGATCTACAAGAGGAAAATGCTCGTGTTCGCCGTGCCATCGGCCTTTTTTGGGGAAGTTTCAATCCTGTACACATCGCACATTTAACAATTGCTGATCAAGTGCGTCAGCAGCTGAATTTAGAACAAGTTGTTTTTCTTCCGGAACATAATACCGATGGGCATGTTACACGCATGTTAGAACTGGCACTCGAAGGAAAAGAAGGTCTTGTCTTGAACAAATGCCGCTGCCAAGCAGATGAAGGTATATATGAAACAGTAAAGGCCCTCAAGGAAGAACATCCCGATACAGATTTTTACTTTATCATTGGGGGAGATTTAATCAATAGTTTACCGAGCTGGAAAAATATTGAGCAACTTTTAGAATTAGTACAGCTTGTTGGTGTACGCCGCCCACGCTTCCGCGCGGGGACAAGTTATCCTATTTTGTGGGTTGATGTACCGGGAATGGATATCTCTGGCAATATGATACGTGAACAATTTAGTCGAGGACTTGTTCCAAATTTCTTGTTGGCGCCAAAAGTACTTGCATATATCAAGAAAGAGGGGCTGTATGTTTGA
- the yhbY gene encoding ribosome assembly RNA-binding protein YhbY gives MELTGKQKRYLRSLAVNIRPIVQIGKSGVSNEILTSIRHAADARELIKVNILQNSDETAKDVAAMIDEMGLNVVQIIGRNVVVFKVSDRKENRKISEDVKKV, from the coding sequence ATGGAATTAACTGGAAAACAAAAGCGTTACTTGCGAAGTCTCGCAGTGAATATTCGCCCCATAGTTCAAATCGGAAAATCTGGCGTGTCTAACGAAATCCTTACAAGTATCCGCCACGCTGCAGATGCACGTGAATTAATTAAAGTCAACATCTTGCAAAACTCTGATGAAACTGCCAAAGATGTTGCAGCGATGATTGACGAAATGGGGCTTAACGTTGTCCAAATTATCGGGCGTAATGTAGTGGTCTTTAAGGTCAGTGACCGTAAAGAAAATCGTAAAATTTCAGAAGATGTAAAAAAGGTATAA
- the hflX gene encoding GTPase HflX, translated as MINLEEKQERILLAGVETFENSENFESSMLELAELTKTAGGIVVDAFTQKRDRYDTKFLIGTGKLEQMKWAIEVGEIDTVIFNDRLTPRQNINLEEALGIKVIDRMQLILDIFALRARSHEGMLQVEQAQLSYLLPRLVGQGIMLSRQGGGIGSKGPGESKLETDRRYIRTRIENIDKQLKKVEKTRETIRKKRKESSIFKIGLIGYTNAGKSSIMNALTEKTQYEKDELFATLDATTKLVKIKEDFTVSLTDTVGFIQDLPTELIKAFKSTLEESTHVDLLIHVIDASNPHHEVHEKTVQKLMEEMDIQGIPVLNVYNKMDIAQDFVPTLAPAVQLSIKSDEGVQWLRTAILEKLHELFVAFELDLPYAMAYKLPELKKIAMVNDVIEGETAYKVKGLIAPNMTWKLDNY; from the coding sequence ATGATAAATCTAGAAGAAAAACAAGAACGTATTTTACTGGCTGGTGTAGAGACCTTTGAAAATAGTGAAAATTTTGAAAGCTCGATGCTTGAACTTGCTGAACTCACTAAAACAGCAGGAGGGATTGTGGTTGATGCTTTTACACAAAAGCGGGACAGATATGATACTAAATTTCTGATTGGAACTGGCAAGCTTGAACAAATGAAGTGGGCAATTGAAGTTGGAGAAATAGATACGGTTATATTCAATGACCGTCTGACGCCTCGCCAAAACATCAATCTGGAAGAAGCTTTAGGGATAAAAGTTATTGATCGGATGCAATTGATTTTGGATATTTTTGCATTGCGGGCACGTTCTCATGAAGGGATGCTTCAAGTTGAGCAGGCTCAACTTAGCTATTTGTTGCCACGTTTGGTCGGGCAAGGTATCATGCTCAGTCGTCAAGGAGGCGGTATCGGCTCCAAAGGTCCTGGTGAAAGTAAACTTGAAACAGACCGTCGTTATATTCGGACACGTATTGAAAATATTGACAAACAGCTCAAAAAAGTTGAAAAAACCCGTGAAACGATTCGGAAAAAGCGTAAAGAAAGTTCGATCTTTAAGATTGGCTTGATTGGTTATACAAATGCCGGAAAGTCAAGCATAATGAACGCTCTGACTGAAAAAACGCAATATGAAAAAGATGAACTTTTTGCCACACTAGATGCAACAACAAAGTTGGTGAAAATAAAAGAGGATTTTACAGTCAGTCTTACGGATACGGTTGGTTTTATTCAAGATTTGCCGACGGAACTGATTAAAGCATTCAAGTCGACATTGGAAGAGTCGACTCATGTGGATTTACTTATCCATGTTATTGACGCAAGTAATCCCCATCATGAAGTCCATGAAAAAACAGTCCAAAAATTGATGGAAGAAATGGATATTCAAGGTATTCCTGTGTTAAATGTCTATAATAAGATGGATATTGCTCAGGATTTTGTACCTACTTTGGCCCCAGCAGTACAACTTTCGATTAAGTCAGACGAAGGCGTTCAGTGGTTACGTACTGCAATTTTAGAAAAATTGCATGAGCTCTTTGTCGCTTTTGAGTTGGACCTTCCTTATGCAATGGCTTATAAACTTCCTGAACTGAAAAAAATAGCCATGGTCAACGATGTTATTGAAGGTGAGACAGCTTATAAAGTTAAAGGGCTCATTGCCCCTAACATGACCTGGAAGCTGGATAATTATTAG
- the yqeH gene encoding ribosome biogenesis GTPase YqeH, giving the protein MEELHCIGCGALIQTEDKNDLGFLPAGALAKRGEDDALYCQRCFRLRHYNEIADVSLTDDDFLRLLSEIGEHDALIVNVVDIFDFNGSLIPSLHRFTGNNDLLLVANKKDILPHSLKVGKMSAWLKEQAKRAGLRPLDVLVTSAKNQDDVRELMEKIEKMRKGRDVYVVGVTNVGKSTLINAIIKLVTGDDNVITTSRFPGTTLDKIEIPLDDDSLLIDTPGIIHRGQMAHYLEAKDLKLVSPKKEIKPKTYQLNAGQTLFLGGLARFDYIQGEKQGLTVFCDNELDIHRTKLEGATEFYEKHAGGLLQPPRAKNLSYFPKLIRKEFSVKEKSDIVFSGLGWIRVAERGVVAAWVPEGVDVVLRKALV; this is encoded by the coding sequence ATGGAAGAATTGCATTGCATTGGCTGCGGTGCATTGATTCAAACAGAAGATAAAAATGACTTGGGTTTCCTGCCTGCAGGAGCACTTGCGAAAAGAGGAGAAGATGACGCATTGTACTGTCAACGTTGTTTCCGCCTCCGTCACTATAATGAAATCGCGGATGTCAGTTTGACAGACGATGATTTTTTACGCCTTTTAAGCGAAATCGGTGAACATGATGCGTTAATTGTGAATGTTGTTGACATCTTTGATTTTAATGGCTCTCTCATCCCAAGCTTGCATCGTTTTACGGGCAATAATGATCTTCTCTTAGTCGCCAATAAGAAAGACATTCTGCCTCACTCATTAAAGGTTGGTAAAATGAGCGCTTGGCTTAAGGAGCAAGCAAAGAGAGCGGGTCTCCGTCCCCTTGATGTTCTTGTAACTTCAGCTAAAAATCAAGATGATGTCCGAGAACTCATGGAAAAAATTGAGAAAATGCGTAAAGGACGTGACGTTTATGTGGTTGGTGTGACGAATGTGGGTAAATCTACATTGATTAACGCCATTATCAAACTTGTCACAGGGGATGATAATGTGATTACAACCAGCCGCTTTCCCGGTACGACTTTAGATAAGATTGAGATTCCTCTTGATGATGATAGTTTGCTTATTGATACACCGGGGATTATTCATCGTGGACAAATGGCCCACTATCTTGAAGCAAAAGACCTAAAACTCGTTTCTCCTAAAAAAGAAATTAAGCCTAAAACTTACCAACTTAATGCAGGACAAACCCTATTTTTAGGAGGGCTTGCACGTTTTGACTATATACAAGGTGAAAAACAAGGCCTTACTGTTTTTTGTGACAATGAGTTAGATATTCATCGTACAAAATTAGAAGGAGCTACTGAATTTTATGAAAAACATGCGGGTGGGTTACTCCAACCGCCACGAGCAAAAAATCTTTCGTACTTTCCCAAACTCATCCGTAAAGAATTTTCTGTCAAAGAAAAATCAGATATTGTCTTCTCTGGTCTAGGATGGATTCGGGTTGCGGAACGTGGCGTTGTTGCCGCATGGGTGCCAGAAGGTGTAGATGTAGTTCTGCGTAAGGCATTGGTATGA
- the ezrA gene encoding septation ring formation regulator EzrA has translation MSSTIIILLGVLIVIVVGFYVFSMVMRKKTENRILELEERKELLFDLPVQEELDAVKKMHLVGQSQTIFREWNQKWIDLSSDSFADLENHIFEAEQLNDSFHFFRARESADDSEAQIEVMESEVEAIRAGVAELVEQEKRNSTKIQESLDLYETLRDEITDNQEKYGTVIDEINRHLANIETEFSQFVTLNSTGDPIEAAEVLETAEEHTIALRAITEQIPGLLAVVDKELPKQIEELEETVQKFEEEDYVLPASVNLENEMKAIQDDLEEAKALLDSFELEAMEARISSINDRINGIYDIFEREYKARRSVEKRVNILRSYIEHTRANNKNLLLEIDHTMQAYLLSDNEKAAVRSYSEHLDILEGEVDSVLEAVKEKQKPYSALGGNVNSIIEALEDIEKNQISISEGLANLREQEKVAQEAADRFDSELRIIKRYVEKRNLPGLPKDYLDLFFATSERLEALFKELGKVRINIDVVNHQLDTSTQDMEALKDATDDLVDHAVLAEQLMQYANRYKASDERIAGAIARSLQLFDRARNYDGAFNEISNALEMVEPGAAERIANVYNSHKEKPDYR, from the coding sequence ATGTCAAGTACAATAATTATTCTTTTGGGCGTTCTCATAGTGATTGTCGTTGGATTCTATGTATTTTCAATGGTAATGCGTAAGAAAACAGAAAATCGTATTCTTGAGTTAGAAGAGCGCAAGGAGCTGCTTTTTGATTTACCTGTGCAAGAAGAATTAGATGCCGTCAAGAAGATGCATCTGGTTGGGCAGTCACAGACCATTTTCCGTGAATGGAACCAAAAATGGATTGATTTGTCATCAGATTCATTTGCTGATTTAGAAAACCATATTTTTGAAGCTGAGCAATTGAATGACTCCTTCCATTTTTTCCGTGCGCGTGAGTCTGCTGATGATAGTGAAGCACAGATCGAAGTGATGGAATCTGAAGTCGAAGCGATTCGTGCAGGTGTTGCAGAATTGGTCGAACAAGAAAAACGTAATTCGACAAAAATTCAAGAATCTCTTGACCTTTATGAAACACTCCGTGATGAAATCACTGACAATCAAGAAAAATATGGTACAGTTATTGACGAAATTAACCGTCACTTAGCAAACATAGAAACTGAATTTTCACAGTTTGTTACACTTAACTCAACAGGGGATCCGATTGAGGCAGCAGAAGTGTTGGAAACTGCGGAAGAACATACAATTGCTTTGCGTGCAATTACGGAGCAAATTCCAGGCTTGCTTGCTGTTGTCGACAAAGAATTGCCAAAACAAATCGAAGAGTTAGAAGAGACAGTTCAGAAGTTCGAGGAGGAAGATTACGTACTTCCTGCAAGTGTTAATCTTGAGAATGAAATGAAAGCCATCCAAGATGATTTAGAAGAAGCTAAAGCTCTTCTTGATAGCTTTGAACTTGAAGCAATGGAAGCCCGTATTTCTTCAATTAACGATCGTATTAATGGTATTTATGACATTTTTGAGCGTGAATATAAAGCACGCCGTAGCGTAGAAAAACGAGTGAATATTCTCCGAAGCTATATTGAACATACACGTGCAAATAACAAAAACCTCTTGTTAGAAATCGACCATACGATGCAGGCATATTTGCTTTCTGACAATGAAAAAGCAGCTGTACGTAGCTACTCTGAACACCTTGATATTCTCGAAGGGGAAGTTGACAGTGTGCTTGAAGCAGTTAAAGAAAAACAAAAACCTTACTCTGCCTTAGGTGGAAATGTAAATTCAATCATTGAAGCTTTGGAAGATATTGAGAAGAATCAAATTAGCATTAGTGAAGGACTTGCTAACTTACGTGAGCAAGAAAAAGTTGCACAAGAAGCTGCTGATCGCTTTGACTCAGAGCTACGCATTATCAAGAGATATGTGGAAAAACGCAATCTTCCAGGTTTGCCGAAAGATTATTTGGATCTCTTCTTTGCAACAAGTGAGCGTTTAGAAGCCCTCTTTAAAGAATTAGGTAAAGTACGTATTAATATTGATGTAGTGAACCATCAGCTTGACACATCTACTCAAGATATGGAAGCCTTGAAAGATGCAACGGATGATTTAGTAGACCATGCGGTTCTTGCAGAACAATTGATGCAATATGCTAATCGTTATAAAGCAAGTGATGAACGTATTGCTGGAGCTATCGCTCGAAGCTTACAACTCTTTGATCGTGCGCGCAACTATGACGGAGCTTTTAACGAAATTTCAAATGCTCTAGAAATGGTTGAGCCAGGAGCAGCAGAACGTATTGCTAATGTATACAATAGTCACAAAGAAAAACCAGACTATCGTTAA